One stretch of Oncorhynchus gorbuscha isolate QuinsamMale2020 ecotype Even-year linkage group LG21, OgorEven_v1.0, whole genome shotgun sequence DNA includes these proteins:
- the LOC124007934 gene encoding zinc finger protein 184-like: protein MYKLQLLSVFLNDRLTAAAVEIFGEVEKMVVEYQEENNRLRSLLRITPDIKLCRIDSLQLSVSEEEVPPEQQHCEQEWSPSLGQKDPETKQIKEEQEEVRTSQEEEQLQGVEPDIIEFNFTPSCVKSECDQEDPLQSLTLPQTQTVENRESDSIPVYPEPFGTVTHLKGINIPCGPPDNQKNAYSHSSAICSNPVGIDNSPLLDPNPQLDLIPPMGELCTCPFCGKTFKQKGNLSMHMRIHTGEKPFSCGDCGKSFIQKGDLRRHILTHTGEKPFSCNFCCKSFNQKGDLRRHILTHTGEKPFSCDYCGKGFIRKEHLTAHIRTHTGEVSVSGRT from the exons ATGTATAAACTACAGTTGTTGAGTGTGTTTTTAAATGATCGTTTAACTGCGGCTGCTGTGGAGATTTTCGGGGAAGTAGAGAAAATGGTAGTGGAGTACCAGGAGGAGAATAATCGTCTACGGAGCCTGCTGCGGATCACACCGGACATAAAACTATGTAGAATAG actccctgcagctctctgtctctgaagagGAGGTTCCCCCTGAGCAGCAGCACTGTGAGCAGGAGTGGAGCCCCAGTCTGGGACAGAAGGACCCAGAGACCAAACAGAttaaagaggaacaggaggaggtcaggaccagtcaggaggaagagcagcttcaaGGGGTGGAGCCTGATATCATAGAGTTCAATTTCACTCCTTCCTGTGTGAAAAGTGAATGTGATCAGGAGGACCCACTTCAGTCCTTGACTCTTCCCCAAACCCAGactgtggagaacagagagagtgactcTATACCAGTATATCCTGAACCTTTTGGCACTGTGACCCACCTTAAGGGTATCAACATTCCTTGTGGCCCTCCAGATAATCAGAAGAATGCCTACAGCCACAGTTCAGCCATATGCAGCAACCCAGTAGGAATTGACAACAGTCCACTATTGGATCCCAACCCACAATTGGATCTGATCCCACCAATGGGGGAACTCTGCACCTGCCCCTTTTGTGGCAAAACCTTCAAACAAAAAGGAAATCTGTCCATGCACATGaggattcacacaggagagaaaccatttagctgtggtgactgtgggaagagctttATTCAGAAGGGGGACCTAAGGAGACATATcctgactcacacaggagagaaaccattcaGCTGTAATTTTTGCTGTAAAAGCTTCAATCAGAAAGGGGACCTAAGGAGACACATACTGACTCACACGGGAGAGAAACCATTTAGCTGTGATTACTGTGGTAAAGGATTCATTCGCAAGGAACACCTAACTGCACATATACGGACTCACACGGGGGAAGTTTCGGTCTCAGGCAGAACCTAA
- the LOC124007927 gene encoding zinc finger protein 251-like isoform X1: protein MSKLQLLRVFLNDRLSAAVVDIFGAVEKTVVEYQEENDRLRRLLGITPELITPDLQLCRTDSLQLSVSEEEVPPEQQHCEQEWSPSLGQEDPETKQIKEEQEEVRTSQEEEQLQGFFDTKDFIFTPSCVNSECDQEDPPQPLTLPQTQTVENREGDFKPVNLKPYATVTRLKDLNNLCDPPDNQNNAFILSSAISSEPVRLDSSPLLDPNPLLSFNPPMEKQCFKPSTSRKTHHCRDCGETFALKADLQRHVTHTRKRPSECLFCKKLYTSTCKLKAHVQLCHGGKPCTCPFCGKTFKQKGHLSRHMSIHTGEKPFCCGDCWKSFNRKEHLTRHIRIHRGEKPFSCGDCGKSFNRKEHLSEHRQTHTGEKQHGCSVCGKRFTRKTHLLKHMDNIHKERKTDRRKKIFSHKMGIKRQDVDNTRRKGKQPQTIHIVGLR, encoded by the exons ATGTCTAAACTACAGTTGTTGCGTGTGTTTTTAAATGATCGTTTATCGGCGGCTGTTGTGGATATTTTCGGGGCAGTTGAGAAAACGGTAGTGGAGTACCAGGAGGAGAATGATCGGCTACGGAGACTGCTGGGGATCACACCAGAGCTCATTACACCAGACTTACAACTATGTCGAACTG actccctgcagctctctgtctctgaagagGAGGTTCCCCCTGAGCAGCAACACTGTGAGCAGGAGTGGAGCCCCAGTCTGGGGCAGGAGGACCCAGAGACCAAACAGAttaaagaggaacaggaggaagtcaggaccagtcaggaggaagagcagcttcaaGGGTTCTTTGATACCAAAGACTTTATATTTACTCCTTCCTGTGTGAATAGTGAATGTGATCAGGAGGACCCACCTCAGCCCCTGACTCTTCCCCAAACCCAGActgtggagaacagagagggagacttTAAACCAGTGAATCTCAAACCTTACGCCACTGTGACCCGCCTAAAGGATCTCAACAATCTGTGTGACCCTCCAGATAATCAAAACAATGCTTTCATCCTCAGCTCAGCCATAAGCAGCGAGCCAGTAAGACTTGACAGCAGCCCACTATTGGATCCCAACCCACTGTTGAGTTTCAACCCACCAATGGAGAAACAGTGTTTCAAACCCAGCACATCTAGAAAAACTCACCACTGCCGTGACTGTGGTGAAACATTTGCACTGAAAGCTGACCTGCAGAGGCATGTGACTCACACCAGGAAGAGACCCAGTGAATGCCTCTTCTGCAAAAAactctatacctccacctgtaAACTGAAGGCCCATGTCCAACTCTGTCACGGTGGTAAACCCTGCACCTGCCCCTTTTGTGGGAAGACCTTCAAACAAAAAGGACATCTGTCCAGGCACATGagtattcacacaggagagaaaccattttGCTGTGGTGACTGTTGGAAAAGCTTCAATCGTAAGGAGCACCTTACCAGGCATATACGCATTCACAGaggagagaaaccttttagctgtggtgactgtgggaaaagcttcaatCGCAAGGAGCACCTATCCGAACATAGACAGACTCACACAGGAGAAAAACAACATGGCTGCTCAGTCTGTGGTAAAAGATTCACTCGGAAGACTCATCTGTTGAAGCATATGGACAATATCCacaaagagagaaaaacagacagaagaaAGAAAATCTTCAGTCACAAGATGGGAATAAAAAGGCAGGATGTGGACAACACTCGTAGGAAAGGAAAGCAACCCCAGACCATTCATATTGTGGGTCTCAGATAA
- the LOC124007927 gene encoding zinc finger protein 84-like isoform X2 — MFHGLDSLQLSVSEEEVPPEQQHCEQEWSPSLGQEDPETKQIKEEQEEVRTSQEEEQLQGFFDTKDFIFTPSCVNSECDQEDPPQPLTLPQTQTVENREGDFKPVNLKPYATVTRLKDLNNLCDPPDNQNNAFILSSAISSEPVRLDSSPLLDPNPLLSFNPPMEKQCFKPSTSRKTHHCRDCGETFALKADLQRHVTHTRKRPSECLFCKKLYTSTCKLKAHVQLCHGGKPCTCPFCGKTFKQKGHLSRHMSIHTGEKPFCCGDCWKSFNRKEHLTRHIRIHRGEKPFSCGDCGKSFNRKEHLSEHRQTHTGEKQHGCSVCGKRFTRKTHLLKHMDNIHKERKTDRRKKIFSHKMGIKRQDVDNTRRKGKQPQTIHIVGLR, encoded by the exons ATGTTTCATGGATTAG actccctgcagctctctgtctctgaagagGAGGTTCCCCCTGAGCAGCAACACTGTGAGCAGGAGTGGAGCCCCAGTCTGGGGCAGGAGGACCCAGAGACCAAACAGAttaaagaggaacaggaggaagtcaggaccagtcaggaggaagagcagcttcaaGGGTTCTTTGATACCAAAGACTTTATATTTACTCCTTCCTGTGTGAATAGTGAATGTGATCAGGAGGACCCACCTCAGCCCCTGACTCTTCCCCAAACCCAGActgtggagaacagagagggagacttTAAACCAGTGAATCTCAAACCTTACGCCACTGTGACCCGCCTAAAGGATCTCAACAATCTGTGTGACCCTCCAGATAATCAAAACAATGCTTTCATCCTCAGCTCAGCCATAAGCAGCGAGCCAGTAAGACTTGACAGCAGCCCACTATTGGATCCCAACCCACTGTTGAGTTTCAACCCACCAATGGAGAAACAGTGTTTCAAACCCAGCACATCTAGAAAAACTCACCACTGCCGTGACTGTGGTGAAACATTTGCACTGAAAGCTGACCTGCAGAGGCATGTGACTCACACCAGGAAGAGACCCAGTGAATGCCTCTTCTGCAAAAAactctatacctccacctgtaAACTGAAGGCCCATGTCCAACTCTGTCACGGTGGTAAACCCTGCACCTGCCCCTTTTGTGGGAAGACCTTCAAACAAAAAGGACATCTGTCCAGGCACATGagtattcacacaggagagaaaccattttGCTGTGGTGACTGTTGGAAAAGCTTCAATCGTAAGGAGCACCTTACCAGGCATATACGCATTCACAGaggagagaaaccttttagctgtggtgactgtgggaaaagcttcaatCGCAAGGAGCACCTATCCGAACATAGACAGACTCACACAGGAGAAAAACAACATGGCTGCTCAGTCTGTGGTAAAAGATTCACTCGGAAGACTCATCTGTTGAAGCATATGGACAATATCCacaaagagagaaaaacagacagaagaaAGAAAATCTTCAGTCACAAGATGGGAATAAAAAGGCAGGATGTGGACAACACTCGTAGGAAAGGAAAGCAACCCCAGACCATTCATATTGTGGGTCTCAGATAA